The nucleotide sequence TGCCCAAATGCCAACCGGGAGGATCCGAATGCACGGAAGATGAGGATGTGTGCCGCGATATCCTGCAAAAAATCAAGGAGATGAAAAACGATGATTCAGATACCGGCCAAAGTTCTGATCGTTGACGACGAAAAAGATTTTGTGGAAATGTTTTCCCTTCGGCTTCAGGAAGCCGGCCAGAAAGTCTTCGAGGCCTACAGCGGCAAGGAGTGCCTGGATATGCTGACCGAAAGACCGGATATTGATGTGGTGGTGCTCGATATCAAGATGCCTGGCATGGATGGCATCGAGACCCTGCAGCAGATCAAGAAGAAATTTCCCATTGTGGAAGTCATCCTGCTGACCGGGCATGGCACCATTGAAACCGCTGTGGAGGGAATGCGGCTGGGGGCCTATGATTATCTGCTCAAGCCGGCGGATTTTGAGGATTTCAAGACCAAGCTGGAAAGGGCCCGAAAGCGAAAAGACGAGCAGGAAGAACGTATTCGGAAAGCCGAGCAGCGGGCCATGATCCGCAAGTCCGGGGAGGTTTACTGAAGGGTATGGGTTAATTGAGGATTGTTCAGAGATTAAAAAAACAAAGCGGCCCTGTGTCTTCCACCGGCAGACCGGCAGACAGATGGGGCCGACCCAGAGGACCCATCAATCAAGGAGTTAGATGAATGGAACGGAAAATCAATTTGTTGTTCGTGGATGACGAAGAACAGTTCCTCAAGTCAATGACAAAGCAGCTTGAGGTTCGGGATTTCAATGTCATTGCCGCCAACCGGGGTGAAAAGGCCCTGGAGGTAGCCCGCGCCGTTCCCGTGGATGTGGCCCTGGTGGATTTGAAAATGCCGGGCATCAACGGAGAAGAGACCCTCAAGGCGCTCAAGGATGAGCATAAGTGGCTGGAAATTGTAATCCTTACCGGGCACGGCAGTATTGATTCGGCCAAGGAGTGCACTCGAAGCGGGGCTTATGAATACCTTCAAAAGCCCTGCCACATCGATGACCTGTTGGAAGTGTTGAAAAATGCCTACAAAAAAAAGGTCATGAACAAAAACAAGATCGAGGAAAAACGAATCAACGAAATGCTGCGCCTGGCGCAATCCGATTCTCCCAGGAAGATTCTGGCCCGGCTCAAGGAAATAGACCGGGGCGCTATCTGATCCGGCCCGCTTTCAATCAATACATCAAGGTTGTTATGCCCGGACGGCAAAGCACAGCCCGTCATGTAGGGCTGAGTGCATGGGCAGGTAGGAAAGGATCTGAACGCTTTGCCAGCCGGAATCGGTGTAAATGGCCTGGTTGAATTTTTTTGCATCCACAAATGCCGTATTGTCGGCAATCAGCAGGCCGCCGGGACGCACCAGGGGTGTCAGTTTGGCAAGCGCCGCGTGGTAGTCCTTTTTTTCAATATCCATGAATACAAAATCAAACAGGCCGTCAAGTTCCGGCAGAACCTGAAGGCCGTCTGCCTCCATGACGGTCACCACTTCGGAAAGCCCGGCCTGATCCAGGTGGGTCCGGGCTCTCTGGGCCATGTCTGCATTGTTTTCGAGGCTCAGGACCCGGCCGTTGGCCGGCTGGCATGCCCGGCCCAGGTAGATGGCCGAATATCCGGTGGCCGTTCCCAGTTCCAGGATATTGACAGCGTCGGTGGCACGGGCCAGGACAAACAGCAGCTGTCCCACCACCGGTCCCACAATGGGGATGCCTTCCTTTTTGGCTTCGGCCTCGAGTTTTTGCAAAACCGCATCCCGCTCCGGGACAAGTTGAGAAAAATAGGTTTCCGGGTGTTTGACCGTGTCTGCCAAGGCGCGTTCTCCTGTTTTCAAATGAGTTGTGTGGATATTTTTTTACATTCCAAGCATAATTTCTGTTTGCCGCAATTGCAAGCCGTCGTTGCCCCAAGGCTTTTATAATGTCCTGACAACGGGCATTATTGAGAAGTTCACAGCCATGAAGCGTTTTTCGGGGTTTCCCCGGCCGGTCATGGGCCAAAACATGCATTGAGTCTTGCTGTGGTTTGACGCTTCAGAGGGTTTGATGTATATTTTTCCCAAGTATAATGGTGCCGTAAAAAGCTTTTTACCGCGTCCGCTGTTGTTGCAGGAAGGAAGCCCTGCGGCCGGGGTCAGTTTTTTCGCTCCTGACCGTTTACGGATTCAGCCAATGCCTTCGCTTAAAATTTCAAAAACCCGGCCTGTCGGCCTCAAACAGTTTGAAATTTTTTAGCTCCGGCATTTGCTGAATTTTTCCGTAAACGCTCAATGTCGCTTCAAAAACCGACCCCGCCCTTGGACTTCCTTGGAAGTCCTAAAACGGATATCATCATCAACCACTAAGGAGACAACTTTTTGATTTTACTTAACACTTAATCACTTAAAACTTAACACTGCCTGTAAAAAAGACTTTTTACAGGCGCATCAAGTACGGGTATTGACAAAAAACACCACAGGGGGTGGCTGATGAAGCGCACGCAATGGAGCAGCAAGGACCTGGAACAGATCCGGGAGCATGGACTCTCTGAGCAAGTTGTGGAAGAACAGGTTGCCGTTTTTGAAAAAGGCGCACCTTATGCCGAGCTGGACCGGCCGTGCACGGTGGGCGACGGCATCAAGCGGCTGGGAGACGAGGATCTTGACGAATATATCCGGGCCTTTGAAAAGGCG is from Desulfosalsimonas propionicica and encodes:
- a CDS encoding O-methyltransferase, whose translation is MADTVKHPETYFSQLVPERDAVLQKLEAEAKKEGIPIVGPVVGQLLFVLARATDAVNILELGTATGYSAIYLGRACQPANGRVLSLENNADMAQRARTHLDQAGLSEVVTVMEADGLQVLPELDGLFDFVFMDIEKKDYHAALAKLTPLVRPGGLLIADNTAFVDAKKFNQAIYTDSGWQSVQILSYLPMHSALHDGLCFAVRA
- a CDS encoding response regulator, coding for MIQIPAKVLIVDDEKDFVEMFSLRLQEAGQKVFEAYSGKECLDMLTERPDIDVVVLDIKMPGMDGIETLQQIKKKFPIVEVILLTGHGTIETAVEGMRLGAYDYLLKPADFEDFKTKLERARKRKDEQEERIRKAEQRAMIRKSGEVY
- a CDS encoding response regulator, with the protein product MERKINLLFVDDEEQFLKSMTKQLEVRDFNVIAANRGEKALEVARAVPVDVALVDLKMPGINGEETLKALKDEHKWLEIVILTGHGSIDSAKECTRSGAYEYLQKPCHIDDLLEVLKNAYKKKVMNKNKIEEKRINEMLRLAQSDSPRKILARLKEIDRGAI